The following coding sequences are from one Panicum hallii strain FIL2 chromosome 5, PHallii_v3.1, whole genome shotgun sequence window:
- the LOC112894060 gene encoding uncharacterized protein LOC112894060 isoform X2 — protein sequence MWARVQSSWQLAWRSIPKVPQSLVSSTRFVQGPVATVAAVAPAEGSVPVLVFLNDAKRGLEQAELVHPQPICMIQWRPWLLCVSDRSEIRREILMTCCLDGTVRLWSEDELVKSKKQRGLQISFSVIAVIEVNNTLNGVLGVDITVRWSMESGSVVSRDEEGKFELFSGDSRESQVGKCEWLVSVGPGPCVNYWAVHCLDDVFPPPRYPRITLWKQSKLQGWGESYVKLAPPKSLEQPIFVDAIVSRRLCSDPPTTCSLLHLLPDDSFVWSALSNSLLPNSGTHVSSESANSISCCLTKPVKQDGHKGRIRQVSVHPYSCEIQIAVSMDSNRMLFFWSLSTFSTLIPTLHAPTYPLWKPLCKFDLRNSSEDVEYSCLCWAPSVSRDFRFLVLGGENGADCFIVRIKKEVLTCQRIFTIPFLGQRNAEGPPDSIHTIPLDSKCSGCFVNNSFLVVCIWRKSFQAFSWKVVLHSENQLDSGRCLCGFDVSSLSTTNQVRHVTCFDSETFSAVIYEGSSVFTSSLEGEYPTCISVVPLNNTVLPIQHEPYRTVPGYHIATGCSDGTVKLWKMSCADNSLQTEKEGHIWELVGMYGAHRGPVSMVVLSNCGRVVTVCRNLKKNSTSINIWEAVKLIGDGSFLLEDAVILQDYIVGLEGLSLGDGRFLLAVYLPNELRIYSHKHPSFQNVLHNDNSKEEHLWSCIALSHSHHDIAGFLWGPKATITLVHENHLSLFSSWLVTGADEYTTQIRACPIDVHEMLPCANNFNETAFGKFKLPETYGSRTIVSNGVLRTDQDDSCCSHSLWNLLDIADKLSRPVASYNPRALVQYLYSGEWKRANAALQHLFKSMKASEASKITSKCSSCRKSCHSIPELPLSEYFVETMSNNISNKGFLWGEDRSNTTFNLLSPSNSFLYGDGNLGTSTTTSASKKSEIAELLDKNFNVYGISDTERTQILAISDLMLEISDQTRSSPYKSLDEAGRRFWVAVQFRQLHALRRSGYSSSSEGFLVDSASIAWAFQSDCQDDLLNSVLPLEPTWSEMQKLGIGLWYTNVSQLRTRMEKLARLQYLKSKDPKDCALLYIALNRIKVLVGLFKISRDEKDKRLYEFLSRNFQEERHKAAALKNAYVLMGRHQWELAIAFFLLGDDFSSAVNVCAKNLQDEQLAIVICRLVEGSGGPLERNLISNVLLPRSVEKGDNWLSSLLEWMLGNYYQSINRLFGCHPKLEVDESKIVGAPNVFSDPEVGQYCAILSTKNGFRNCVGEAVSAKLSKLSFAMAACALNKCGLPLEALECLCSNLGIDGKESINVPSGGDHKIFDGMLNPFSVSKNWLSSSVISDFESDLKITMASKYLSHLLRNHLFCSQCNASLSEDKVLNDYNGHQIEELTHDVTAVMSIFDRRFSLKFADIAEKILIFCCHDGLLFLAYALLWGCKSPDVAIDRHGLECFSLRPINYLLLVSFKESCKFLSRHVVYSSFMRFVLNMELTNTTACTPKENHKYIISGLSNYLNASRLLLRHDNGGNDILDNRSAMLTVMDLLEYIIEFSFSWLYCDIKELLIMINPVLAASVKGESFKVLLDRLKHAMLHRSHDVPLNTEGGMPSASIHKIQLKKSEISNHLIDEKWHLLGASLWIRLTSVMQHYLREFVEKERREHETGGSDSEFKGHFSSVAAKFTMNSIHFVSSSLVKLHASFLRKNLPINSHSSVLFWLECNSSQQWSDSNSYDQLSRILQLANSENMEVLFNNLWEISVNSVDICNAFVNEGVNCFSLSNINVTRSWKDIRGTAVECKNNSTQRSGEEHKHGLRSKNNDKRQGFADEASSNGEVFPETKRKELIVQKDFQSPMELLSRSGELLEAICLNSINEKQAAIATNRKGLVFFNWSEKKHCKKFAEYVWSRSDWPLDGWAGCESTPTPTFISSGVGLGRKKGSQLSSGGATIGLGSLAKPGRDLTGGGAFGIPGYAGIGASGFGWGEPEEFEDFVDPPATLENIHSRALSRHPSLPLFLVGSSNTHVYLWEFGKDSAMATYGVLPAANIPPPYALASISAVQFDYYGQRFATAALDGTVCTWQVEVGGRSNVHSTDSSLCFDSHASDVSYVSASGSVVASAGSNSNGANIVIWDTLSPPGTCQTSIMCHEGGARSLSVFDSDRGCGSISPLVVTGGKSGDVALHDFRFLSTGKSQHNRISKEHGVKEPSRHDTESGTSGGTANGMVWHIPKAHLGNVTKVTTIPNTSLFLTGSKDGDVKLWDAKNSQLVFHWPKLHERHTFFQPTSRGFGGVVRAAVTDLQVLSHGFISCGGDGSVKLVQLKDDLPVVHQQ from the exons ATGTGGGCCAGAGTGCAGTCCTCCTGGCAGCTCGCCTGGAGGTCTATTCCGAAGGTGCCACAATCCCTTGTCTCCTCTACCCGGTTTGTGCAGGGCCCTGTCGCAACAGTCGCAGCTGTTGCTCCGGCTGAGGGCAGTGTGCCTGTTCTTGTGTTTCTGAATGATGCCAAAAGGGGGCTGGAGCAAGCCGAGCTTGTGCATCCGCAGCCTATTTGCATGATCCAGTGGCGACCCTGGTTGTTATGTGTCAGTGATCGGTCTGAGATCAGGAGAGAGATCCTCATGACTTGCTGCTTAGATGGCACTGTCCGGCTTTGGAGTGAGGATGAGCTGGTCAAGTCAAAGAAGCAACGTGGTTTGCAAATATCATTCAGCGTCATTGCAGTAATCGAGGTGAACAACACTCTGAATGGAGTCCTTGGAGTTGATATTACTGTCAGATGGTCTATGGAATCTGGCAGTGTTGTGTCGAGAGATGAAGAAGGTAAATTTGAGTTGTTTTCAGGTGATTCGAGGGAGAGCCAAGTTGGCAAATGTGAGTGGCTTGTTAGTGTTGGCCCAGGGCCTTGTGTTAACTATTGGGCTGTCCATTGTCTAGATGATGTATTTCCACCACCAAGGTATCCACGGATTACTCTATGGAAACAGAGCAAACTGCAGGGCTGGGGGGAGTCCTATGTTAAATTGGCTCCTCCAAAATCTCTAGAGCAGCCAATATTTGTTGATGCTATCGTATCAAGAAGGTTATGTTCTGACCCACCTACAACATGCTCTTTGCTGCATTTGCTGCCTGATGATTCTTTCGTTTGGTCAGCCTTATCCAACAGTTTGTTACCGAATTCTGGGACCCATGTTTCAAGTGAATCAGCTAATAGTATATCATGTTGTTTGACAAAACCTGTCAAACAAGATGGGCATAAGGGTAGGATCAGACAGGTCTCTGTCCATCCATATAGCTGTGAAATACAGATAGCTGTTTCAATGGATTCAAACAGAATGTTATTTTTCTGGTCTCTGTCAACCTTTTCAACTCTCATACCAACATTGCATGCACCTACATATCCTTTATGGAAGCCTTTGTGCAAATTTGATTTGCGTAACAGTTCTGAAGATGTGGAGTACTCATGCTTGTGTTGGGCGCCTTCTGTTAGTCGTGATTTTAGATTTCTTGTCCTTGGAGGTGAAAATGGAGCTGACTGTTTCATAGTCAGAATTAAGAAAGAGGTTCTTACATGCCAGAGGATTTTCACGATCCCTTTCCTTGGACAGAGAAATGCGGAAGGACCCCCTGACAGTATTCATACCATACCATTGGATTCTAAATGCAGTGGGTGTTTTGTTAACAACAGCTTCCTAGTAGTATGCATATGGAGGAAGAGCTTCCAAGCTTTTTCATGGAAAGTAGTCTTGCATTCGGAAAATCAACTTGACAGTGGAAGATGTTTGTGTGGTTTTGATGTGAGCTCTCTTTCTACCACAAACCAAGTGAGGCATGTAACTTGCTTCGACAGTGAAACTTTTTCAGCAGTTATTTATGAAGGTTCTTCAGTCTTTACTTCTAGCCTGGAGGGAGAATATCCCACATGCATTTCTGTAGTGCCGCTGAACAATACAGTCTTGCCTATACAACATGAACCTTACAGAACTGTTCCTGGTTATCATATTGCTACTGGGTGCTCTGATGGCACTGTGAAACTTTGGAAGATGTCTTGTGCAGATAACTCTTTGCAGACTGAGAAAGAGGGACACATCTGGGAACTAGTAGGCATGTATGGTGCTCACCGAGGACCAGTTAGTATGGTTGTACTATCAAATTGTGGTAGAGTTGTTACTGTTTGCAGAAATTTGAAGAAGAATAGCACCTCTATTAATATCTGGGAAGCAGTTAAACTCATCGGGGATGGTAGTTTTCTGCTAGAAGATGCAGTAATCTTGCAAGATTATATTGTTGGTTTAGAGGGGCTATCCTTAGGTGATGGACGATTTCTACTTGCAGTTTATCTACCTAACGAGCTGCGCATATATTCTCATAAGCACCCTTCCTTTCAGAATGTGCTGCACAATGATAATTCAAAAGAAGAACATCTTTGGAGCTGTATTGCGTTATCCCACtctcatcatgacattgctgGCTTTCTTTGGGGGCCAAAGGCAACTATCACGCTTGTTCATGAGAATCATCTTTCACTCTTCAGTTCATGGCTAGTAACAGGAGCTGATGAGTACACTACCCAGATACGTGCTTGCCCAATAGATGTGCATGAGATGTTACCATGTGCTAACAATTTCAATGAAACTGCTTTTGGTAAATTCAAGTTACCAGAAACTTATGGTAGCAGGACTATTGTTAGCAATGGTGTATTGCGAACAGACCAAGATGATAGTTGCTGTTCTCATAGTTTATGGAACTTGTTGGATATAGCTGATAAACTAAGCAGACCTGTGGCATCGTATAACCCAAGAGCACTTGTACAGTATCTTTATTCAG GTGAATGGAAACGTGCGAATGCTGCTCTGCAGCATCTTTTTAAATCCATGAAAGCAAGTGAAGCTTCAAAGATCACGTCAAAGTGCAGTTCATGCCGTAAATCATGTCACAGTATTCCAGAACTTCCTTTATCTGAATACTTTGTAGAAACCATGTCCAACAACATTTCTAACAAAGGCTTTTTGTGGGGTGAAGACAGAAGTAACACAACCTTTAATTTGCTGTCACCTTCAAATTCATTTCTTTATGGGGATGGTAATTTAGGTACCAGCACTACCACTAGTGCGTCTAAAAAATCAGAGATAGCTGAGCTCCTTGATAAGAACTTCAATGTATATGGCATAAGTGACACTGAGAGAACTCAGATACTTGCAATTTCTGATCTTATGTTAGAAATCTCTGATCAGACCCGTTCCTCTCCCTACAAAAGCCTTGATGAAGCAGGAAGAAG GTTCTGGGTTGCTGTGCAGTTCCGACAGCTTCATGCTCTTAGGAGATCTGGATACTCATCTAGTAGTGAAGGGTTCCTTGTTGATTCTGCTTCGATAGCGTGGGCCTTCCAATCTGATTGTCAGGATGATCTACTTAATTCTGTGCTTCCTTTAGAGCCAACTTGGTCAGAGATGCAAAAGCTTGGTATAGGATTATGGTATACCAATGTGTCCCAGCTAAGGACAAGG ATGGAAAAGTTGGCAAGGTTGCAATATCTTAAAAGCAAGGACCCTAAGGACTGTGCTCTGCTCTACATAGCATTGAACAGAATAAAAGTGTTGGTTGGTCTCTTCAAGATTAGCAGAGATGAAAAGGATAAACGTCTATATGAGTTTCTCTCCAGGAACTTCCAG GAAGAAAGACACAAAGCTGCTGCTCTAAAAAATGCTTACGTACTAATGGGAAGGCATCAATGGGAGCTTGCTATAGCATTTTTCCTGCTTGGTGATGATTTTTCATCAGCAGTCAATGTTTGTGCAAAGAACCTTCAAGATGAACAGCTTGCTATTGTAATTTGTCGGCTTGTTGAAGGATCCGGAGGGCCCCTGGAGCGTAATCTCATTTCTAATGTCCTTCTTCCTCGTTCAGTTGAGAAAGGAGACAACTGGCTTTCAAGCCTGCTTGAG TGGATGTTGGGGAACTATTATCAGTCTATCAATAGATTATTTGGTTGCCATCCCAAGTTGGAGGTTGATGAGTCTAAAATCGTTGGTGCTCCAAATGTGTTTTCAGACCCAGAAGTGGGTCAGTACTGTGCAATTCTCTCGACAAAAAATGGTTTTAGAAACTGTGTTGGTGAAGCTGTATCTGCAAAATTATCTAAGCTTTCATTTGCAATGGCTGCATGTGCCTTGAACAAGTGTGGACTACCT CTTGAAGCACTTGAATGCCTATGTTCTAATTTGGGCATAGATGGCAAGGAAAGCATAAATGTACCTTCTGGTGGAGATCACAAGATTTTTGATGGAATGCTGAACCCTTTCTCTGTTTCTAAAAATTGGCTATCTTCATCTGTCATTAGTGACTTTGAGTCCGACCTTAAAATAACTATGGCTTCAAAATATCTATCCCACCTTCTGAGAAATCACTTGTTCTGTTCACAATGCAATGCATCATTATCTGAAGACAAGGTCCTTAATGACTACAATGGTCATCAAATTGAAGAACTTACACATGATGTTACAGCAGTAATGTCGATATTCGATAGAAGGTTCTCTTTAAAATTTGCTGATATAGCTGAGAAG ATTCTAATCTTTTGTTGCCATGATGGTTTATTGTTTCTTGCGTATGCTTTGTTATGGGGGTGTAAATCACCAGATGTTGCCATTGACCGTCACGGTCTTGAATGCTTCTCTCTCCGTCCGATTAATTATCTGTTATTGGTTTCATTCAAAGAGAGCTGCAAGTTTCTTAGTCGTCATGTTGTCTATTCCTCCTTCATGCGTTTCGTTCTGAATATGGAACTCACAAATACTACTGCATGCACACCTAAAGAGAATCATAAGTACATTATATCAGGGTTGTCAAACTACCTGAATGCCAGCAGGTTGCTTCTAAGGCATGACAATGGTGGAAACGATATTCTAGATAACAGGTCAGCTATGCTTACGGTTATGGATCTGCTTGAGTACATTATAGAGTTTTCCTTTTCTTGGCTGTATTGTGACATAAAGGAATTGCTTATCATGATCAATCCTGTCCTAGCTGCTTCCGTTAAAGGGGAGTCCTTTAAAGTACTATTAGATCGGTTGAAGCATGCTATGCTCCACAGAAGTCATGATGTACCATTGAATACAGAAGGGGGAATGCCCAGCGCTTCAATTCATAAAATACAGCTAAAAAAGAGTGAAATTTCGAATCATTTAATTGATGAGAAGTGGCATTTGTTAGGTGCTTCTTTGTGGATTCGGTTGACATCCGTAATGCAACATTATTTGAGGGAGTTTGTTGAAAAAGAGAGACGTGAACATGAAACTGGTGGTAGTGATTCTGAGTTCAAGGGTCATTTCTCTTCAGTTGCTGCAAAGTTTACTATGAATTCCATACATTTTGTGTCATCTTCGTTAGTAAAACTGCACGCATCATTCTTGAGGAAGAATTTACCAATAAATTCACATTCTAGTGTGCTCTTCTGGTTAGAATGTAATTCATCTCAGCAATGGTCGGACAGCAATAGTTATGATCAGCTTTCAAGAATTTTGCAGCTTGCAAACAGTGAGAATATGGAGGTGTTGTTTAACAATTTGTGGGAAATTTCTGTTAATTCTGTGGATATTTGTAATGCTTTTGTGAATGAAGGGGTTAATTGCTTTTCATTGAGCAACATAAATGTTACTAGATCTTGGAAGGATATAAGAGGTACTGCAGTTGAGTGCAAAAACAATAGTACTCAAAGAAGTGGAGAAGAACATAAACATGGACTTCGCTCGAAGAACAATGATAAAAGACAGGGATTTGCTGACGAAGCGTCATCTAATGGAGAAGTCTTTCCTGAAACTAAAAGGAAGGAGTTGATAGTACAAAAAGATTTTCAAAGCCCAATGGAACTTCTAAGTAGAAGTGGGGAACTCCTTGAG GCGATATGTCTTAACTCAATCAATGAGAAACAAGCTGCTATCGCTACTAACCGAAAG GGCCTTGTTTTCTTCAACTGGAGTGAAAAGAAACATTGCAAGAAATTTGCAGAATATGTCTGGTCTCGATCTGATTGGCCATTAGATGGCTGGGCTGGTTGTGAATCTACACCAACTCCAACTTTCATTTCATCTGGTGTTGGTCTTGGCagaaaaaaaggatcccaacTTAGTTCAGGTGGAGCAACTATTGGTTTGGGTTCATTGGCAAAACCTGGGAGAGACCTAACTGGTGGCGGAGCATTTGGAATTCCAGGGTATGCTGGTATTGGGGCCTCTGGGTTTGGGTGGGGTGAACCTGAAGAATTTGAGGATTTTGTCGATCCTCCGGCAACACTTGAGAACATCCATTCAAGAGCATTATCCCGACATCCTTCGTTACCATTATTTCTTGTTGGTTCAAGCAATACACATGTGTATCTATGGGAG TTTGGTAAAGATAGTGCCATGGCTACATATGGTGTTCTGCCTGCTGCTAACATTCCACCGCCTTATGCACTAGCTTCCATATCAGCTGTTCAATTTGATTATTACGGACAGCGGTTTGCCACTGCTGCATTAGATGGTACCGTTTGTACATGGCAAGTTGAGGTGGGTGGAAGAAGCAATGTTCATTCTACAGATTCATCCCTATGCTTTGATAGCCATGCCTC GGATGTCTCTTATGTGTCTGCAAGTGGATCAGTTGTCGCTTCTGCTGGATCTAATTCAAATGGTGCAAATATTGTTATCTGGGATACCCTGTCTCCACCTGGCACATGTCAAACTTCTATTATGTGTCATGAAG GAGGAGCACGGTCTCTTTCAGTGTTTGATAGTGATAGAGGTTGTGGGTCTATCTCACCACTGGTTGTAACTGGTGGGAAAAGCGGAGATGTAGCTTTGCATGATTTCCGCTTCCTTTCTACTGGAAAGTCCCAGCATAATAGAATCTCCAAGGAGCATGGTGTCAAGGAACCTTCCAGGCACGATACCGAATCTGGTACTTCTGGTGGTACTGCTAATGGGATGGTCTGGCATATACCAAAGGCTCATCTAG GAAATGTCACCAAGGTAACAACCATCCCAAATACGAGCTTGTTCTTAACTGGAAGCAAAGATGGAGATGTAAAGCTTTGGGATGCGAAAAATTCTCAGCTGGTCTTTCACTGGCCAAAGTTGCATGAGCGGCACACCTTTTTTCAACCAACTTCCAGGGGTTTTGGCGGTGTAGTTAGG GCTGCTGTAACAGACCTCCAGGTGCTGTCTCATGGTTTCATTTCGTGTGGAGGTGATGGCTCTGTGAAGCTCGTTCAGCTAAAAGATGATCTTCCTGTGGTACATCAACAATAA